One part of the Pseudopipra pipra isolate bDixPip1 chromosome 3, bDixPip1.hap1, whole genome shotgun sequence genome encodes these proteins:
- the LOC135411636 gene encoding pantetheine hydrolase VNN2-like isoform X1: MLPSQPLLHAGVFALAVLQALASDTFIAAVYEHAVILPDPTDKPVSPDDALALMNKNMDVLEGAIKEAAQQGARIIVTPEDGIYGWQFTRESIYPYLEDIPAPVVNWIPCTDPSRFGPAPVQERLSCMARNNSIYVVANIGDKKPCNSSDPGCPSDGRYQYNTDVVFDPEGKLVARYHKYNLFRGETQFNYPKEPEVVTFETPFGKFGIFTCFDVLFHEPAVVLVSKMQVDTVLFPTAWMNVLPFLTAVEFHSAWAMGMGVNLLSANTHNISFAMTGSGLFTPEGPATYHYDTGTEEGCLLLAELSAYPCLSPTYPPAINWSLYATSIKKFPGENDTFSGSVRQDIFTFTELRRKTGNYTICQGDLCCHLVYQMSNKRKTEVYVLGAFDGLHGSLIKYHWQICTLLKCKSTDLDTCGQPVETAQTKFEMFSLSGTFGTNYVFPEVLYSGVQLAPGEFEVLRDGRLKSKHGTSKPLITATLFGRLYEKDLPHPPRTSQ; the protein is encoded by the exons AtgctcccttcccagcctctcctgcaTGCTGGGGTATTCGCACTCGCAGTCCTTCAGGCCCTTGCCTCCGACACCTTCATTGCAGCCGTCTACGAGCACGCAGTCATCCTGCCAGATCCCACTGACAAGCCTGTTTCTCCCGATGACGCTTTGGCCCTGATGAACAAAAACATGGATGTCTTGGAAGGGGCCATAAAGGAAGCTGCCCAGCAG GGTGCCCGCATCATTGTGACTCCTGAAGATGGCATCTATGGCTGGCAATTCACAAGAGAATCCATCTACCCGTACCTGGAGGATATCCCTGCTCCAGTGGTGAACTGGATTCCCTGCACTGACCCCTCAAG ATTTGGTCCAGCACCAGTGCAGGAACGACTCAGCTGCATGGCCAGGAATAACTCCATCTATGTGGTTGCAAACATTGGGGACAAGAAACCATGTAACTCCAGTGATCCCGGCTGCCCCAGTGACGGTCGCTACCAGTACAATACAGATGTCGTCTTTGATCCAGAGGGGAAACTGGTGGCTCGTTATCACAAG TACAACCTGTTTAGAGGTGAAACTCAGTTTAATTACCCAAAAGAGCCAGAAGTTGTCACCTTTGAGACTCCCTTTGGGAAGTTCGGCATTTTCACTTGCTTTGACGTCCTTTTCCATGAGCCTGCAGTGGTCCTGGTGAGCAAGATGCAGGTGGACACTGTGCTCTTCCCGACGGCTTGGATGAATGTTCTGCCATTTCTGACTGCAGTTGAGTTTCATTCTGCCTGGGCCATGGGCATGGGTGTCAATTTACTTTCAGCAAATACTCACAACATCAGCTTTGCAATGACAG GCAGTGGGCTGTTCACTCCAGAAGGACCTGCCACCTACCATTATGACACTGGAACTGAGGAGGGATGTCTCCTGCTAGCAGAGTTGAGCGCATACCCCTGTCTTTCCCCCACTTACCCTCCTGCCATCAACTGGAGTTTGTATGCCACAAGTATCAAGAAATTTCCAGGAGAAAATGACACTTTTTCGGGATCTGTCCGGCAGGATATATTCACTTTCACTGAACTCAGGCGCAAAACTGGAAATTACACCATTTGCCAAGGAGACCTCTGCTGTCATCTGGTCTATCAGATGTCAAACAAGAGGAAAACCGAAGTTTATGTCCTGGGTGCATTTGATGGGCTTCACGGTTCTCTCATAAAATACCATTGGCAG ATATGCACACTGCTCAAGTGCAAGAGCACAGACCTGGACACATGTGGGCAGCCAGTGGAGACGGCTCAGACCAAGTTTGAGATGTTCTCCCTCAGCGGCACATTTGGCACCAACTACGTCTTTCCAGAAGTGTTGTACAGTGGAGTGCAGCTGGCACCTGGGGAGTTTGAG GTTCTACGTGACGGACGTTTGAAAAGTAAACATGGCACATCGAAACCGCTCATAACAGCGACACTTTTTGGAAGGCTTTATGAGAAGGACCTGCCACATCCTCCGCGAACCTCCCAATAA
- the LOC135411636 gene encoding pantetheine hydrolase VNN2-like isoform X2, with protein MGLPKACASAMFLLLSALEALASDTFIAAVYEHAVILPDPTDKPVSPDDALALMNKNMDVLEGAIKEAAQQGARIIVTPEDGIYGWQFTRESIYPYLEDIPAPVVNWIPCTDPSRFGPAPVQERLSCMARNNSIYVVANIGDKKPCNSSDPGCPSDGRYQYNTDVVFDPEGKLVARYHKYNLFRGETQFNYPKEPEVVTFETPFGKFGIFTCFDVLFHEPAVVLVSKMQVDTVLFPTAWMNVLPFLTAVEFHSAWAMGMGVNLLSANTHNISFAMTGSGLFTPEGPATYHYDTGTEEGCLLLAELSAYPCLSPTYPPAINWSLYATSIKKFPGENDTFSGSVRQDIFTFTELRRKTGNYTICQGDLCCHLVYQMSNKRKTEVYVLGAFDGLHGSLIKYHWQICTLLKCKSTDLDTCGQPVETAQTKFEMFSLSGTFGTNYVFPEVLYSGVQLAPGEFEVLRDGRLKSKHGTSKPLITATLFGRLYEKDLPHPPRTSQ; from the exons GCCCTTGCCTCCGACACCTTCATTGCAGCCGTCTACGAGCACGCAGTCATCCTGCCAGATCCCACTGACAAGCCTGTTTCTCCCGATGACGCTTTGGCCCTGATGAACAAAAACATGGATGTCTTGGAAGGGGCCATAAAGGAAGCTGCCCAGCAG GGTGCCCGCATCATTGTGACTCCTGAAGATGGCATCTATGGCTGGCAATTCACAAGAGAATCCATCTACCCGTACCTGGAGGATATCCCTGCTCCAGTGGTGAACTGGATTCCCTGCACTGACCCCTCAAG ATTTGGTCCAGCACCAGTGCAGGAACGACTCAGCTGCATGGCCAGGAATAACTCCATCTATGTGGTTGCAAACATTGGGGACAAGAAACCATGTAACTCCAGTGATCCCGGCTGCCCCAGTGACGGTCGCTACCAGTACAATACAGATGTCGTCTTTGATCCAGAGGGGAAACTGGTGGCTCGTTATCACAAG TACAACCTGTTTAGAGGTGAAACTCAGTTTAATTACCCAAAAGAGCCAGAAGTTGTCACCTTTGAGACTCCCTTTGGGAAGTTCGGCATTTTCACTTGCTTTGACGTCCTTTTCCATGAGCCTGCAGTGGTCCTGGTGAGCAAGATGCAGGTGGACACTGTGCTCTTCCCGACGGCTTGGATGAATGTTCTGCCATTTCTGACTGCAGTTGAGTTTCATTCTGCCTGGGCCATGGGCATGGGTGTCAATTTACTTTCAGCAAATACTCACAACATCAGCTTTGCAATGACAG GCAGTGGGCTGTTCACTCCAGAAGGACCTGCCACCTACCATTATGACACTGGAACTGAGGAGGGATGTCTCCTGCTAGCAGAGTTGAGCGCATACCCCTGTCTTTCCCCCACTTACCCTCCTGCCATCAACTGGAGTTTGTATGCCACAAGTATCAAGAAATTTCCAGGAGAAAATGACACTTTTTCGGGATCTGTCCGGCAGGATATATTCACTTTCACTGAACTCAGGCGCAAAACTGGAAATTACACCATTTGCCAAGGAGACCTCTGCTGTCATCTGGTCTATCAGATGTCAAACAAGAGGAAAACCGAAGTTTATGTCCTGGGTGCATTTGATGGGCTTCACGGTTCTCTCATAAAATACCATTGGCAG ATATGCACACTGCTCAAGTGCAAGAGCACAGACCTGGACACATGTGGGCAGCCAGTGGAGACGGCTCAGACCAAGTTTGAGATGTTCTCCCTCAGCGGCACATTTGGCACCAACTACGTCTTTCCAGAAGTGTTGTACAGTGGAGTGCAGCTGGCACCTGGGGAGTTTGAG GTTCTACGTGACGGACGTTTGAAAAGTAAACATGGCACATCGAAACCGCTCATAACAGCGACACTTTTTGGAAGGCTTTATGAGAAGGACCTGCCACATCCTCCGCGAACCTCCCAATAA